The following are from one region of the Paraglaciecola sp. L1A13 genome:
- a CDS encoding ThuA domain-containing protein yields MKSATIILCASLLITTSVAHAEQFNLLLFTKTVEWHHKSINGAVQAIENLGIKHHFGVDWQEDAALINDDNLKNYDAVVFLLTSGDILNSQQEAALQRFIQSGKGFVGIHSASDTEKTWPWYNQLVGHVFKIHPEIQTAQMEVVSRDFPGMEYLPNTLLWTDEWYEFGPAQSKNLNYLLTVDENTFAPHAQWGDNIGDGMGKFHPIAWYHTFDGGRAFYTALGHKPIAYQDNAFLQHIYGGIYWAATGKGIPAIQ; encoded by the coding sequence ATGAAAAGCGCCACAATCATTCTCTGCGCCAGCTTATTAATCACAACATCTGTGGCTCATGCCGAGCAATTTAATCTTTTACTTTTTACTAAAACAGTCGAATGGCATCACAAGTCAATTAACGGCGCAGTGCAAGCCATTGAGAATCTTGGAATTAAACATCACTTTGGAGTTGATTGGCAAGAAGATGCAGCGCTTATTAATGATGACAATCTTAAAAACTATGATGCAGTCGTTTTTTTGCTTACCTCTGGCGATATATTAAATTCGCAACAAGAAGCGGCATTACAACGATTTATTCAATCCGGTAAAGGATTTGTAGGGATCCATAGTGCATCCGACACAGAGAAAACATGGCCTTGGTATAATCAGCTGGTGGGCCATGTGTTTAAAATCCATCCTGAAATACAAACAGCACAAATGGAAGTTGTCTCTAGAGATTTTCCAGGAATGGAGTATTTACCTAATACATTACTGTGGACTGATGAATGGTATGAGTTTGGTCCAGCCCAAAGCAAAAACTTAAATTACCTACTAACAGTAGACGAAAATACTTTCGCTCCTCATGCCCAGTGGGGTGACAATATAGGCGACGGCATGGGCAAGTTTCACCCTATTGCCTGGTATCACACATTCGATGGCGGGCGCGCTTTTTACACAGCGCTGGGGCATAAACCTATTGCCTATCAAGACAACGCGTTTTTACAGCACATTTACGGTGGTATATATTGGGCGGCAACTGGTAAAGGAATTCCAGCGATACAATAA